In one window of Myotis daubentonii chromosome 13, mMyoDau2.1, whole genome shotgun sequence DNA:
- the PLAU gene encoding urokinase-type plasminogen activator isoform X1, protein MRIPRACLLLCALVVSNCEDSHAESGASSCGCLNGGTCVSYKYFSNIHRCNCPKKFQGEHCEIDTSATCYQGNGHSYRGTANTGFTGRPCLPWNSANVILKTYHAHRPDALQLGLGKHNYCRNPDNRRKPWCYVQVGRNQHIQECMVNDCSAGRNPPANAGFQCGQKALRPRFKIVGGRFTNTEDQPWFAAIYKKHRGGSVTYVCGGSLISPCWVVSATHCFINNPKKQDYIVYLGRSKLNSNTRGEMKFEVEKLILHEDYSADTLAHHNDIALLKIISISGQCAQPSRSIQTICLPPVDGDARSGTSCEVTGFGKENTSDYLYPEQLKMTVVKLVSHRECQQPHYYGSEVTTKMLCAADPAWTTDSCQGDSGGPLACPIQDRLTLTGIVSWGRECAMKDKPGVYTRVSHFLSWIRTNTGEENGLAP, encoded by the exons ATGAGAATCCCGCGGGCGTGCCTGCTGCTCTGCGCTCTGGTCGTGAGCAACTGCGAA GACAGCCATGCAGAATCGGGTGCAT CAAGCTGTGGCTGTCTGAACGGAGGAACATGTGTGTCCTACAAGTACTTCTCCAACATTCATCGATGCAACTGCCCAAAGAAATTCCAGGGGGAACACTGTGAGATAG ATACGTCGGCCACTTGCTACCAGGGAAATGGTCATTCTTACCGAGGAACGGCCAACACTGGCTTCACGGGCCGGCCTTGCCTGCCCTGGAACTCTGCCAATGTCATTCTGAAAACGTACCATGCCCACAGACCTGATGCCCTCCAGCTGGGCCTGGGGAAACACAATTACTGCAG GAACCCAGACAACCGGAGAAAGCCCTGGTGCTATGTGCAGGTTGGCCGAAATCAGCATATCCAAGAGTGCATGGTGAACGACTGCTCTGCAG gaAGAAATCCTCCTGCAAACGCAGGGTTTCAGTGTGGTCAGAAGGCTCTGAGGCCCCGCTTTAAGATTGTGGGGGGAAGATTCACCAACACTGAGGACCAGCCTTGGTTTGCAGCCATCTATAAGAAGCACCGTGGAGGTTCTGTCACCTACGTATGCGGTGGCAGCCTCATCAGTCCTTGCTGGGTGGTCAGCGCCACACACTGCTTCAT TAATAACCCAAAGAAGCAGGACTACATTGTCTACCTGGGTCGGTCAAAGCTTAACTCCAACACACGGGGCGAGATGAAGTTCGAGGTGGAAAAGCTCATCTTGCATGAGGACTACAGCGCTGACACTCTTGCTCACCACAATGACATAG ccttgcTGAAGATCATTTCCATCTCGGGCCAGTGCGCACAGCCATCCCGGTCCATACAGACCATCTGCTTGCCCCCAGTGGATGGGGATGCTCGTTCCGGCACAAGCTGTGAGGTCACTGGCTTCGGAAAAGAGAATACCT CCGACTATCTCTATCCGGAGCAGCTGAAAATGACTGTGGTGAAACTGGTTTCCCACCGGGAGTGTCAGCAGCCCCACTACTATGGCTCTGAAGTCACCACCAAAATGCTGTGTGCTGCTGACCCAGCGTGGACAACAGATTCTTGCCAG GGAGACTCAGGGGGGCCCCTGGCCTGCCCTATTCAAGACCGCCTGACTCTGACTGGGATTGTGAGCTGGGGCCGCGAATGTGCCATGAAGGACAAGCCGGGTGTCTACACGAGGGTCTCACACTTCCTGTCCTGGATCCGCACTAACACCGGGGAAGAGAATGGCCTAGCCCCCTGA
- the PLAU gene encoding urokinase-type plasminogen activator isoform X2, translated as MRIPRACLLLCALVVSNCEDSHAESGASSCGCLNGGTCVSYKYFSNIHRCNCPKKFQGEHCEIDTSATCYQGNGHSYRGTANTGFTGRPCLPWNSANVILKTYHAHRPDALQLGLGKHNYCRNPDNRRKPWCYVQVGRNQHIQECMVNDCSAGRNPPANAGFQCGQKALRPRFKIVGGRFTNTEDQPWFAAIYKKHRGGSVTYVCGGSLISPCWVVSATHCFINNPKKQDYIVYLGRSKLNSNTRGEMKFEVEKLILHEDYSADTLAHHNDIALLKIISISGQCAQPSRSIQTICLPPVDGDARSGTSCEVTGFGKENTSDYLYPEQLKMTVVKLVSHRECQQPHYYGSEVTTKMLCAADPAWTTDSCQGSLFVFLA; from the exons ATGAGAATCCCGCGGGCGTGCCTGCTGCTCTGCGCTCTGGTCGTGAGCAACTGCGAA GACAGCCATGCAGAATCGGGTGCAT CAAGCTGTGGCTGTCTGAACGGAGGAACATGTGTGTCCTACAAGTACTTCTCCAACATTCATCGATGCAACTGCCCAAAGAAATTCCAGGGGGAACACTGTGAGATAG ATACGTCGGCCACTTGCTACCAGGGAAATGGTCATTCTTACCGAGGAACGGCCAACACTGGCTTCACGGGCCGGCCTTGCCTGCCCTGGAACTCTGCCAATGTCATTCTGAAAACGTACCATGCCCACAGACCTGATGCCCTCCAGCTGGGCCTGGGGAAACACAATTACTGCAG GAACCCAGACAACCGGAGAAAGCCCTGGTGCTATGTGCAGGTTGGCCGAAATCAGCATATCCAAGAGTGCATGGTGAACGACTGCTCTGCAG gaAGAAATCCTCCTGCAAACGCAGGGTTTCAGTGTGGTCAGAAGGCTCTGAGGCCCCGCTTTAAGATTGTGGGGGGAAGATTCACCAACACTGAGGACCAGCCTTGGTTTGCAGCCATCTATAAGAAGCACCGTGGAGGTTCTGTCACCTACGTATGCGGTGGCAGCCTCATCAGTCCTTGCTGGGTGGTCAGCGCCACACACTGCTTCAT TAATAACCCAAAGAAGCAGGACTACATTGTCTACCTGGGTCGGTCAAAGCTTAACTCCAACACACGGGGCGAGATGAAGTTCGAGGTGGAAAAGCTCATCTTGCATGAGGACTACAGCGCTGACACTCTTGCTCACCACAATGACATAG ccttgcTGAAGATCATTTCCATCTCGGGCCAGTGCGCACAGCCATCCCGGTCCATACAGACCATCTGCTTGCCCCCAGTGGATGGGGATGCTCGTTCCGGCACAAGCTGTGAGGTCACTGGCTTCGGAAAAGAGAATACCT CCGACTATCTCTATCCGGAGCAGCTGAAAATGACTGTGGTGAAACTGGTTTCCCACCGGGAGTGTCAGCAGCCCCACTACTATGGCTCTGAAGTCACCACCAAAATGCTGTGTGCTGCTGACCCAGCGTGGACAACAGATTCTTGCCAG GGCTCACTTTTTGTGTTTTTGGCTTAA